A genomic segment from Lutibacter sp. A80 encodes:
- the trxB gene encoding thioredoxin-disulfide reductase yields MSDTIERIKCLIIGSGPAGYTAAIYAARADLKPVMYTGMQMGGQLTTTTEIDNFPGYPNGIDGTAMMEDLKNQAERFGTEVRFGLVTKVEFSKEVGGIHKVTVDDSVVIEANSVIISTGATAKYLGLESEQRLIGGGVSACATCDGFFYKGQDVIVVGAGDTAAEEATYLSNICNKVTILVRKDYMRASKAMQHRVDKTANIEVKFNTEIDEVLGENVVEGVRAVNNKTGEKEVIDVTGVFIAIGHKPNTEIFKGFLEMDETGYLITEGKSTKTNLPGVFAAGDVQDKEYRQAVTAAGTGCMAALDTERYLGSLD; encoded by the coding sequence ATGTCTGATACAATTGAAAGAATAAAATGCTTAATAATAGGGTCTGGTCCTGCAGGATATACTGCTGCAATTTATGCCGCTCGTGCCGATTTAAAACCTGTAATGTATACTGGAATGCAAATGGGAGGACAGTTAACTACAACTACCGAGATTGATAATTTTCCAGGATATCCTAATGGGATAGATGGAACTGCTATGATGGAAGATTTAAAAAATCAAGCAGAGCGTTTTGGTACTGAAGTCCGTTTTGGATTGGTAACTAAAGTAGAGTTTAGTAAGGAAGTAGGTGGAATTCATAAGGTAACAGTTGATGATTCTGTTGTAATTGAAGCAAATTCAGTTATAATTTCAACAGGTGCCACGGCAAAATATTTAGGATTAGAAAGTGAACAGCGTTTAATAGGTGGTGGAGTTTCTGCTTGTGCTACTTGTGATGGGTTCTTTTATAAGGGGCAAGACGTTATTGTTGTTGGAGCAGGAGATACGGCTGCAGAGGAAGCTACATATTTATCAAATATTTGTAATAAGGTTACAATTTTAGTTAGAAAAGACTATATGAGAGCTTCAAAAGCGATGCAACATAGAGTTGATAAAACTGCAAATATTGAAGTTAAATTTAATACCGAAATTGATGAGGTGTTAGGAGAGAATGTAGTGGAAGGAGTAAGAGCTGTAAATAATAAGACTGGAGAAAAAGAAGTAATTGATGTAACTGGGGTATTTATAGCTATTGGTCATAAACCTAATACAGAAATTTTTAAAGGCTTTTTAGAAATGGATGAAACAGGTTATTTAATTACTGAAGGAAAATCTACTAAAACTAATTTACCAGGTGTTTTTGCTGCTGGAGATGTACAAGATAAAGAATATAGACAAGCTGTAACAGCAGCTGGAACAGGGTGTATGGCGGCTTTAGATACTGAACGTTATTTAGGGTCTTTAGATTAA
- a CDS encoding RagB/SusD family nutrient uptake outer membrane protein encodes MKKLFYISLIALVFGVSSCADDVLDLSPSYKLNEKNGITDKVKARAAVNGIYTTVVSGNNYSGGINATFISKSGFGKWITADYEMEYTQSNITTTSIKYKWIGYYETINAANFAITGISSLSESQIDEAEKNSLLGEAKVLRAFANAYILWVYGHWWAADDADPNGILFRDDLVTVANLRQPRLTVGESYEKIYEDLDFAIEHLNSFTDNRFVSKEFAKVFKAKVMLYRAGFNDGIAGLDEALSLVNEVLNASVSGFSMQGDLAQVYQDSWDSEENLFSGYLEETNRANNASSYYNYTIPYRYSTRLPVAEGTIPSAGLTKGIEWFQTDPRWPIVTGESRSAITWDTNQYYCFTKVTRLGKVAGLEQGDNKYNTYFFRYPELYIMKAELLARTGASISEAIAPINIMRSKRTNPILPSLNPTTQQELTDAIFKEYFLETFLENGSEYFASTRFKDSAGQLWIENLREAPIVLNSLCYPIPLEEINVNNEIVQNTDLE; translated from the coding sequence ATGAAAAAATTATTTTATATATCGTTAATTGCTCTAGTTTTTGGGGTAAGTTCTTGTGCTGATGATGTTTTAGATTTATCGCCAAGTTATAAATTAAATGAAAAAAATGGAATTACAGATAAGGTTAAAGCTAGAGCCGCTGTTAATGGAATTTATACAACAGTAGTAAGTGGTAATAATTATTCCGGAGGAATTAATGCAACTTTTATCTCTAAATCCGGATTTGGAAAGTGGATTACCGCCGATTATGAGATGGAATATACTCAATCTAATATAACAACCACTTCAATAAAATATAAGTGGATAGGTTATTATGAAACTATAAATGCAGCAAATTTTGCTATTACTGGTATTTCTTCACTAAGTGAAAGTCAAATAGATGAGGCAGAAAAAAACTCTCTATTGGGAGAAGCAAAGGTTTTAAGAGCTTTTGCAAATGCATATATTTTATGGGTTTATGGACATTGGTGGGCTGCAGATGATGCTGATCCTAATGGTATATTATTCCGTGACGATCTAGTTACGGTAGCCAACCTTAGACAGCCTAGACTAACAGTGGGGGAGAGCTATGAAAAAATTTATGAAGATCTTGATTTTGCCATTGAACATTTAAACAGCTTTACTGACAATAGATTTGTTTCTAAAGAATTTGCAAAAGTATTCAAGGCAAAGGTAATGTTATATAGAGCAGGTTTTAATGATGGAATAGCTGGTCTAGATGAAGCCCTTTCTTTAGTAAATGAAGTATTAAATGCAAGTGTTTCAGGGTTTTCTATGCAAGGAGATTTAGCTCAAGTGTATCAAGATTCATGGGATTCTGAAGAAAACTTATTCTCAGGTTATTTGGAAGAAACGAATAGAGCAAATAACGCAAGTTCATATTATAATTATACAATTCCATATCGTTACTCAACTCGTTTACCTGTTGCAGAAGGTACAATACCATCTGCAGGTTTAACAAAAGGAATAGAATGGTTTCAAACCGATCCACGTTGGCCTATTGTTACAGGTGAATCTAGATCTGCAATAACTTGGGATACTAACCAATATTATTGCTTTACCAAAGTAACAAGACTTGGTAAAGTTGCTGGACTAGAACAGGGAGATAATAAATACAATACCTACTTTTTTAGATACCCTGAACTTTATATTATGAAAGCAGAATTGTTAGCCAGAACAGGTGCATCTATTTCAGAGGCTATTGCTCCAATTAACATTATGCGTTCTAAAAGAACAAACCCTATTTTACCAAGTTTAAATCCTACAACTCAGCAAGAATTAACAGATGCTATTTTTAAGGAATACTTTTTAGAAACATTTTTAGAAAACGGAAGTGAATATTTTGCTTCTACACGATTTAAAGATAGTGCAGGGCAACTTTGGATCGAAAACCTTAGGGAAGCTCCAATAGTATTAAATAGTTTATGTTATCCTATTCCTCTAGAAGAAATTAATGTAAACAATGAAATAGTTCAAAATACTGATTTAGAATAA
- a CDS encoding GIN domain-containing protein, translated as MRFTHKIALLLCLLTIVTVNSQEKLKGNKDVITQNRDVSDFNRIEVIDDIDVYLTYNDVQSVKVETDSNLQDAVLTQVSNGLLSIKLNDKIVRSKELAVHIHVNKQLKEINSYNKSKITSKTSLAIDTLTVNTFDNSNISLKLSSQIVHINSNKSSDLNLEISSKSIIVNALESSDITGNFASTEAFFRLLDKASMEIEGSASNFEIETLGNTSFKGKDFKADAILVNATNDSKTYINAKKNIDIRAKNSAEVYLYSNPKITLTEFFDKASIYKK; from the coding sequence ATGAGATTTACACACAAAATTGCATTATTATTATGTTTATTAACAATTGTAACGGTTAATTCACAAGAAAAATTAAAAGGAAATAAAGATGTTATCACACAAAACAGAGACGTTTCAGACTTTAATAGAATAGAGGTTATTGATGATATTGATGTTTATCTAACTTACAACGATGTACAATCTGTAAAAGTAGAAACAGACTCTAATTTACAAGATGCTGTTCTAACACAAGTTTCTAACGGTTTACTTAGCATTAAATTAAATGATAAGATTGTTAGAAGCAAAGAATTAGCAGTTCACATTCACGTAAATAAACAATTAAAAGAAATAAACAGCTATAATAAGTCTAAAATTACATCTAAAACATCTTTAGCTATTGATACCTTAACTGTAAATACTTTTGACAACTCTAATATAAGTTTAAAACTTAGCTCGCAAATTGTACATATAAACAGCAACAAATCGAGCGATTTAAATCTTGAAATTTCAAGTAAATCTATTATCGTTAACGCTCTAGAATCTTCAGATATAACAGGGAATTTTGCATCAACAGAAGCTTTTTTTAGATTATTAGACAAAGCATCCATGGAAATTGAAGGTTCTGCAAGTAATTTTGAAATTGAAACTTTAGGAAACACATCATTTAAAGGAAAAGATTTTAAAGCTGATGCTATTTTAGTAAATGCTACAAACGACTCTAAAACCTATATAAATGCTAAAAAAAATATAGATATACGTGCAAAAAATTCTGCTGAAGTTTATCTTTATTCAAATCCAAAAATTACACTAACTGAGTTTTTTGACAAAGCATCTATTTATAAAAAATAA
- a CDS encoding DUF4465 domain-containing protein, producing the protein MKFIKKYIKATVAVIGLVLFSACTDEIDLKIPYPNDITFNELTLGRFTYDIPSAPFEVGDSKSGVITVNVNNSGVDYSGFALSNKNFRSYPWDLSPDFAPEGGLTPDQVQESINTTAFSVYTNRVNTTENYLVGNTTGDNAYFTLAEPGIVEHVLVANTSYNYLLASYGSILSEDVDPVTQEYLLTGGKRSNPGIANDDTNFYGVFTLPGIDGTLRTIRLSGTELLAKYEVGDPIGKEAGITAGEDARSTFIASNPDSTSEEQQAVYDAAYNVAYNDAFEAATDSIHKGYVKLTIEGSLSGSVTGTIDVYLAIRPNVDPAYPEYSYILNDWRNVDLTSLGTVDKVLFKMSSDYVDNEGKMVYPSLFCLDGIRLQ; encoded by the coding sequence ATGAAATTTATAAAAAAATATATAAAAGCTACAGTAGCCGTTATTGGTTTAGTCTTATTTAGTGCTTGCACAGATGAGATAGATCTTAAAATACCTTACCCAAATGATATTACTTTTAATGAATTAACTTTAGGGAGATTTACGTATGATATACCAAGTGCTCCTTTTGAAGTTGGAGATAGTAAATCAGGGGTTATTACTGTAAATGTAAACAACTCAGGAGTAGATTATAGTGGATTTGCCTTGTCTAATAAAAATTTTCGATCTTACCCGTGGGATTTGAGTCCAGATTTTGCTCCAGAAGGAGGATTAACTCCAGATCAAGTGCAAGAATCTATAAATACTACCGCTTTTAGTGTCTACACAAACAGAGTAAATACAACAGAAAATTATTTAGTAGGAAATACTACAGGAGATAATGCTTATTTTACATTGGCAGAACCTGGCATCGTTGAACATGTATTAGTTGCTAATACTAGTTACAACTATCTTTTAGCTAGCTATGGTTCTATACTTTCTGAAGACGTAGATCCGGTTACCCAAGAGTATTTACTTACTGGAGGAAAGAGATCTAATCCTGGAATAGCAAACGATGATACTAATTTTTATGGAGTGTTTACGCTTCCTGGAATTGACGGTACGCTTCGTACAATAAGGTTATCTGGAACTGAACTTTTAGCTAAATATGAAGTTGGAGATCCTATAGGAAAAGAAGCTGGAATAACAGCAGGAGAGGATGCTCGTTCAACTTTTATAGCGAGTAATCCTGATAGTACATCAGAAGAGCAACAAGCTGTTTATGATGCTGCTTACAATGTTGCTTACAATGATGCTTTTGAAGCAGCTACTGATAGCATACATAAAGGTTATGTAAAATTAACTATTGAAGGTTCTTTAAGTGGAAGTGTTACAGGAACCATAGATGTTTATTTAGCTATAAGACCAAATGTTGATCCTGCATATCCTGAATATAGTTATATATTAAATGATTGGAGAAATGTTGATTTAACTTCTTTAGGTACTGTAGATAAAGTATTATTCAAAATGTCATCAGATTATGTAGATAACGAAGGAAAAATGGTTTACCCATCTTTGTTTTGTTTAGATGGAATCCGTCTTCAATAA
- a CDS encoding TlpA disulfide reductase family protein, with protein MKKIICVLSLVLAIISCKEETDKNYILLSGTITDAPLTEFKLYHKDARGRFTIKTAEDGSFICDTIFSGTGTYRFSGKGMNRIDVYLANGGEYKLITNGKDLRNTSELIGPVANASKYLLTKDLRNERLRGDFEEYNNLNESDFSAKAFMIKENLIKYLDSFPNLPKDFAEFEREELTNYYLLSLIRYQYRHGSNIKQPDFRVSKEFLKPLEGLDFNNEEAYKHRGWYDELVGEYFELKADELADNEGIDKYLAKLKVFGAIPNDYIKNDLLKSAAKYDIAYTDNMDAYYTAFIAVSTSKENNKVFTEKYKALKKLSKGEPSPIFTDYVNNAGGTTSLNNFSGKYVYIDVWATWCGPCLAEVPSLKKVEKQYHGKNIEFVSISIDRQEVKGAWSKMIADKELGGVQLLADKDWNTDFIKAYKINSIPRFILIDPKGNIVSWNAPRPSNPKLIELFNELNI; from the coding sequence ATGAAAAAAATAATTTGTGTATTAAGCCTTGTGTTGGCAATAATATCCTGTAAAGAGGAAACGGATAAAAATTATATTTTGTTATCTGGAACCATTACAGACGCACCATTGACAGAATTTAAACTGTATCATAAAGATGCTAGAGGAAGATTTACTATTAAAACGGCAGAGGATGGTTCTTTTATTTGTGATACTATATTTTCAGGAACAGGAACTTATAGGTTTAGTGGTAAGGGGATGAATAGGATTGATGTTTATTTAGCTAATGGAGGTGAATATAAACTAATTACAAATGGTAAAGATCTAAGGAATACCTCAGAATTAATTGGGCCAGTAGCGAATGCTTCTAAATATTTATTGACTAAAGACCTACGAAACGAACGCTTAAGAGGGGATTTTGAAGAATATAATAATTTAAACGAATCAGATTTTAGTGCTAAAGCTTTTATGATTAAAGAAAATCTTATAAAATATTTAGATAGCTTTCCTAATCTTCCTAAAGATTTTGCTGAATTTGAACGAGAAGAATTGACTAATTATTATCTTTTATCTTTAATTAGATACCAATATAGACACGGAAGTAATATTAAACAACCAGATTTTAGAGTTTCAAAGGAATTTCTTAAACCATTAGAAGGTTTAGATTTTAACAATGAAGAAGCTTATAAGCACAGAGGTTGGTATGATGAATTAGTAGGGGAATATTTTGAATTGAAAGCAGATGAATTAGCCGATAATGAAGGTATTGATAAATATTTGGCAAAACTTAAAGTTTTTGGGGCAATACCTAATGATTATATAAAAAATGATTTATTAAAGTCAGCTGCAAAATATGATATAGCTTATACAGATAATATGGATGCATATTATACTGCTTTTATAGCTGTTTCTACTTCAAAAGAAAATAACAAAGTTTTTACTGAAAAGTATAAAGCCTTAAAAAAACTTTCTAAAGGCGAGCCTTCTCCTATTTTTACAGATTATGTTAATAATGCAGGAGGAACAACTTCTTTAAATAATTTTAGTGGAAAGTATGTTTATATTGATGTTTGGGCAACTTGGTGTGGTCCATGTTTAGCAGAAGTGCCTTCACTTAAAAAGGTTGAAAAACAATACCATGGTAAAAACATAGAATTTGTAAGTATTTCTATTGATAGGCAAGAAGTAAAAGGAGCTTGGAGTAAAATGATAGCGGATAAAGAATTAGGAGGAGTTCAATTACTTGCAGATAAGGATTGGAATACAGACTTTATTAAAGCTTATAAAATTAATAGTATACCACGTTTTATATTAATAGATCCAAAGGGAAATATTGTGTCGTGGAATGCTCCTAGACCATCAAACCCAAAATTAATTGAACTTTTTAATGAGTTAAATATATAA
- a CDS encoding TlpA disulfide reductase family protein, which yields MRKIFIFLLSMLFLASCKKNTTKNYIIFSGSISDATTKNFRLIKKNSGTGILNITLADDGSFLDTLTTGTGHYIFTDSRNRADMYLTDGGEYNITANGKDFKGTSKLTGTDPDASNYLMTKISNIIKLRGDYAEFNKLNESDFIATQKKLNESYVNYLESFPNVPKEFEELEREELHYYHLLTLINYESLHQRYAEQPDFKVSEGFLKELEDVNFVNEEAYKLRGSYTKLVEKHFKNKVDELVENKGVDKYLAKLKVFGEIPNDFIKNSLIVSAANYDISYTDNIDKYYKAYRSVSTSTENDESITKKYEALKKLSRGQLSPIFTDYVNHAGGTSSLSDFEGKYVYIDVWATWCGPCLAEVPSLQKVEKQYHGKNIEFVSISIDTEKARDSWRKMVTDKELGGVQLIADKDWKSDFITAYQINGIPRFILIDPNGKIISSNAPRPSNSKLITLFNELGI from the coding sequence ATGAGAAAAATATTTATATTCTTGCTTTCGATGCTATTTTTAGCGTCTTGTAAAAAAAATACAACTAAAAACTATATTATATTTTCTGGAAGTATTTCAGATGCCACAACAAAAAATTTTAGATTAATTAAAAAAAATAGCGGTACAGGTATACTTAATATTACATTAGCAGATGACGGTTCATTTTTAGATACTTTAACAACAGGAACAGGTCATTACATTTTTACCGACTCTAGAAACAGAGCAGATATGTATTTAACTGATGGAGGGGAGTATAATATAACGGCAAATGGAAAAGATTTTAAAGGTACTTCAAAATTAACGGGAACCGACCCTGATGCTTCTAATTATTTAATGACTAAAATAAGTAACATTATTAAATTAAGAGGTGATTATGCTGAATTTAATAAATTAAATGAATCTGATTTTATTGCTACACAGAAAAAACTAAATGAAAGTTATGTTAACTACCTAGAAAGTTTTCCAAATGTACCTAAAGAATTTGAAGAATTAGAACGTGAAGAGTTACATTATTACCATCTTTTAACTTTAATTAATTATGAAAGTTTACACCAAAGATATGCTGAACAACCTGATTTTAAAGTTTCAGAAGGTTTTTTAAAAGAATTAGAAGATGTAAATTTTGTAAATGAAGAAGCCTATAAACTTAGAGGTTCTTATACTAAATTAGTAGAAAAGCACTTTAAAAATAAAGTTGATGAATTAGTAGAAAATAAGGGAGTAGATAAATATTTGGCTAAATTAAAGGTGTTTGGAGAGATTCCTAATGATTTTATAAAAAATAGCTTAATAGTATCAGCTGCTAATTATGACATTAGTTATACTGATAATATAGATAAATATTACAAAGCTTACCGTTCAGTTTCTACTTCAACAGAAAATGACGAAAGCATTACCAAAAAGTATGAAGCCTTAAAAAAATTGAGTAGGGGACAGCTTTCACCAATATTTACAGACTATGTAAATCATGCCGGAGGAACATCTTCTTTAAGTGATTTTGAAGGGAAATATGTTTATATAGATGTTTGGGCAACTTGGTGTGGGCCTTGTTTAGCGGAGGTTCCTTCACTTCAAAAAGTTGAAAAACAATACCATGGTAAAAACATAGAATTTGTAAGTATTTCTATAGATACAGAAAAAGCTCGTGATTCTTGGAGAAAAATGGTAACAGATAAAGAATTAGGAGGAGTACAATTAATAGCTGACAAAGATTGGAAAAGCGATTTTATTACAGCTTATCAAATTAATGGAATACCACGTTTTATATTAATAGATCCTAATGGTAAAATTATCAGTTCAAATGCACCTAGACCATCAAATAGTAAATTAATAACCTTGTTTAATGAACTTGGGATTTAA
- a CDS encoding aspartate:alanine exchanger family transporter, producing MGLFSNSYFVLFLIIVIGFIIGRIKIKGISLDVSAVIFVALVFGHYGMQIPKDFQYLGLVLFIFTIGIQAGPSFFESFKKNGRELAMLSAILVGSSGLIAFIVFYFLGIDKNLVIGLLNGALTSTPGLAAAIDATGSPLASIGYGIGYPFGVIGVILFVSFLPRILKVNLKEEEEKYNRELSAGFPEINRKHFIVENDNVIGKTYGELNIRFMTKAVISRIVHDNVVIAPEPEIVFHKGDVVKAVGTAEALERVKLLIGSETQQEIPPLDTNFDIRSILVTNKDVVKKTLGQLNILETYHATVTRVRRSGINISPSPSTQLQFGDKLIVVCHKTNMKHVSRIFGDDTSKLSNTDFLPIGVGIILGILVGKLSINFNSFSFSLGLTGGILLVALVLGRTGKTGPVMWTMTGAANQLLRQFGLLFFLAAVGTSAGSSMVATFQEFGLELFAYGILITLLPMIITTFVARSFFKLNMLTLLGTLTGSMTSTPGLAAVDNLVDTDAPSVAYATVYPIAMVLLIIVVQILSLL from the coding sequence ATGGGATTATTTTCGAACAGTTATTTTGTGTTGTTTTTGATAATAGTAATTGGCTTTATTATTGGTCGAATTAAAATTAAAGGTATTTCATTAGATGTTTCTGCTGTTATATTTGTAGCATTGGTATTTGGGCATTACGGTATGCAAATTCCTAAAGATTTTCAATATTTAGGTTTAGTGCTATTTATTTTTACTATTGGAATACAAGCAGGACCTAGTTTTTTTGAATCTTTTAAAAAAAATGGGCGAGAACTTGCAATGTTGTCTGCAATTCTAGTAGGAAGTTCAGGTTTAATAGCATTTATAGTTTTTTACTTTTTAGGAATAGATAAAAACCTTGTTATTGGTTTGTTAAACGGGGCTTTAACTAGTACTCCAGGGTTAGCAGCAGCAATTGATGCTACAGGTTCTCCATTAGCCTCTATTGGGTATGGTATCGGATATCCTTTTGGAGTTATTGGAGTTATACTTTTTGTAAGTTTTTTACCTCGTATTTTAAAAGTTAATCTAAAAGAAGAAGAGGAAAAATATAATAGAGAATTATCAGCAGGTTTTCCAGAAATTAATAGAAAACACTTTATTGTTGAAAACGATAATGTAATAGGGAAAACATACGGAGAGTTAAATATTCGATTTATGACCAAAGCTGTTATTTCTAGAATAGTGCATGATAACGTTGTAATTGCACCTGAACCGGAAATTGTTTTTCATAAAGGAGATGTTGTAAAGGCAGTTGGAACTGCAGAAGCATTAGAACGTGTTAAACTTTTAATTGGTTCTGAAACACAACAAGAAATACCACCTTTGGATACAAATTTTGATATCCGATCTATTTTAGTAACAAATAAAGATGTTGTTAAAAAAACGTTAGGACAATTAAATATTTTAGAAACATACCACGCAACAGTTACACGTGTTAGAAGATCTGGTATTAATATTTCTCCTAGCCCTTCTACTCAATTACAGTTTGGTGATAAATTAATTGTGGTTTGCCATAAAACAAATATGAAACACGTAAGTCGTATTTTTGGAGATGATACTTCAAAACTTTCAAATACAGATTTTTTACCAATAGGAGTGGGGATAATTTTAGGTATTTTAGTTGGGAAGTTAAGTATTAATTTTAATTCATTTTCTTTTAGTTTAGGCTTAACAGGTGGAATTTTATTAGTTGCACTTGTATTAGGTAGAACTGGTAAAACAGGACCTGTAATGTGGACAATGACTGGAGCTGCCAATCAGCTACTGCGCCAATTTGGATTGCTGTTCTTTTTAGCTGCAGTTGGAACAAGTGCTGGATCAAGTATGGTAGCTACCTTTCAAGAGTTTGGTTTAGAGTTGTTTGCATATGGTATATTAATAACATTATTACCAATGATTATTACTACGTTTGTTGCAAGGTCGTTTTTTAAATTAAATATGCTTACGCTGTTGGGTACATTAACAGGAAGTATGACTAGTACTCCTGGTTTAGCAGCCGTAGATAATTTAGTTGATACAGATGCGCCTTCGGTGGCTTATGCAACTGTATATCCAATCGCAATGGTTTTATTAATTATTGTTGTCCAGATATTAAGTTTATTATAG
- a CDS encoding anthranilate synthase component I family protein, whose product MQELKFTTISKKQLADTVTPVGLYSKIRDKYANSLLLESSDYHTKEDSYTFICAAPIITLKADKNNFTYSYKNQETAVKEINRDFYSIFETYKNTVKVDCDESVKSFNGFYGYMSYNSIQYFETIKLNAKKAASEIPDLQFSFFRFIIAINHFKDELTLIENVEEGEESRMYEIETLINARTFGLYNFSIEGEETSNCTDEYFKNNVAKAKQHCKRGDVFQLVLSRQFQQSFSGDEFNVYRALRSINPSPYLFYFDYGSFKLMGSSPEAQIKIDKESAVINPIAGTFRRTGDMSKDILLGEKLSNDKKETAEHVMLVDLARNDLSKHASNVFVDVFKEVQYFSHVIHLVSRVEGKPKGKVIKIVGDTFPAGTLSGAPKYKAMELIDTYENQTRGFYGGAVGFIGLDDTVNLAIAIRSYVSKNNTLFYQAGAGIVMKSTEEGELQEVNNKLAALKKALILAENI is encoded by the coding sequence ATGCAAGAATTAAAGTTTACAACAATTTCAAAAAAACAATTAGCCGACACAGTAACACCTGTTGGTTTATACTCTAAGATTAGAGATAAATATGCGAATAGTTTATTATTAGAAAGTTCAGATTACCATACCAAAGAAGATAGTTATACTTTTATCTGTGCAGCACCAATAATAACACTAAAAGCTGATAAAAATAACTTTACATATAGTTATAAAAATCAAGAGACTGCAGTTAAAGAAATCAATCGCGATTTCTATTCAATTTTTGAAACATATAAAAATACTGTTAAGGTTGATTGTGATGAAAGTGTAAAGTCATTCAATGGTTTTTACGGGTATATGTCTTATAATTCTATTCAATATTTTGAAACTATAAAATTAAATGCTAAAAAAGCAGCATCAGAAATTCCAGATCTGCAGTTTAGCTTTTTTCGTTTTATAATTGCTATCAATCATTTTAAAGATGAACTTACATTAATTGAAAATGTTGAAGAAGGTGAAGAGTCTAGAATGTACGAAATAGAAACCTTAATAAATGCACGTACTTTTGGATTGTATAATTTTAGTATAGAAGGTGAAGAAACTTCAAATTGTACAGACGAATATTTTAAGAATAATGTAGCTAAAGCAAAACAACATTGTAAACGTGGAGATGTTTTTCAACTGGTGTTATCACGACAATTTCAACAATCTTTTTCTGGCGATGAGTTCAATGTTTACAGAGCATTACGTTCTATAAACCCTTCACCATATTTGTTTTATTTCGATTATGGAAGTTTTAAATTAATGGGGTCTTCTCCAGAAGCACAAATTAAAATAGATAAAGAAAGTGCTGTTATTAATCCTATTGCCGGAACTTTTAGAAGAACGGGTGATATGTCTAAAGATATTCTTTTAGGAGAAAAGCTTTCTAACGATAAAAAAGAGACTGCCGAACACGTAATGTTGGTTGATTTAGCACGTAACGATTTAAGTAAACACGCAAGTAATGTGTTTGTAGATGTTTTTAAAGAAGTACAATACTTTAGTCATGTAATTCATTTGGTTTCAAGAGTTGAAGGAAAACCAAAAGGAAAAGTTATAAAAATAGTTGGAGATACTTTTCCTGCAGGAACACTAAGTGGAGCTCCAAAATATAAAGCTATGGAATTAATCGATACCTACGAGAACCAAACAAGAGGTTTTTATGGAGGAGCAGTTGGTTTTATTGGTTTAGATGATACTGTAAACTTAGCCATTGCAATACGCTCTTATGTTAGTAAAAATAACACATTATTTTACCAAGCTGGAGCAGGGATAGTTATGAAATCTACAGAAGAAGGTGAATTACAAGAAGTAAATAACAAATTAGCAGCTTTAAAAAAGGCGTTAATTTTAGCAGAAAATATATAA
- a CDS encoding thioredoxin family protein, with protein sequence MKNHKIHQSIENLQKIIETNSAVLLYFSTNSCSVGEALEPKVKNLTTTLFPKIQFISIDLNMSPEISANFSAFVEPTILVFFEGKETIRRSRNISVFELEDAIKRPYQLIFE encoded by the coding sequence ATGAAAAATCATAAAATCCACCAATCAATTGAAAATCTCCAAAAAATTATAGAAACTAATAGCGCAGTACTTTTATATTTTTCAACAAATTCGTGCAGTGTTGGTGAAGCCCTTGAGCCAAAAGTTAAAAATTTAACAACTACTTTGTTTCCAAAAATCCAATTTATTTCAATTGATTTAAATATGAGTCCCGAAATTTCTGCAAACTTTAGTGCTTTTGTTGAGCCAACAATTTTGGTGTTTTTTGAAGGAAAAGAAACCATTAGAAGAAGTAGAAATATTAGTGTTTTTGAATTAGAAGATGCCATAAAAAGACCTTATCAACTTATTTTTGAATAA